A portion of the Roseovarius sp. SCSIO 43702 genome contains these proteins:
- a CDS encoding phospholipid-binding protein MlaC, whose protein sequence is MTNEFSRRSLLATGTAALGAVALGTPVLALTEGEARALIDRVVADINRVIASGKSLGAMIGDFERIFRTYADVNIIAQSTLGADARRATPAQLRAYTDAFRGYIARKYGKRFREFQGGQIIVKSVRSVKSWQEVIATVNLRGQSPFEVRFLVSDRSGRDLFFDMVIEGISLRLTERQEIGAMLDRRNGNIDALISDLQRAG, encoded by the coding sequence ATGACCAATGAATTTTCCCGCCGTAGCCTGCTTGCCACCGGCACCGCCGCGCTGGGCGCGGTCGCGCTCGGCACGCCCGTCCTCGCCCTGACCGAGGGCGAGGCACGCGCGCTGATCGACAGGGTCGTGGCCGACATCAACCGCGTCATCGCTTCGGGCAAGTCGCTGGGCGCCATGATCGGCGATTTCGAGCGTATCTTCCGCACCTATGCCGACGTGAACATCATCGCCCAATCCACGCTCGGCGCCGATGCGCGCCGCGCCACCCCGGCACAGCTTCGCGCCTATACCGACGCGTTCCGCGGCTACATCGCCCGCAAGTACGGCAAGCGGTTCCGCGAGTTCCAGGGCGGGCAGATCATCGTCAAGTCGGTGCGCAGCGTGAAATCCTGGCAGGAGGTCATCGCCACCGTGAACCTGCGCGGCCAAAGCCCGTTCGAAGTGCGCTTTCTCGTCTCCGACAGGTCGGGCCGCGACCTCTTCTTCGACATGGTGATCGAGGGGATCAGCCTGCGCCTCACCGAACGTCAGGAGATCGGGGCCATGCTCGACCGGCGAAACGGCAATATCGACGCGCTCATCTCCGACCTGCAACGCGCGGGCTGA
- a CDS encoding DUF6478 family protein produces MRIRNLIGKDVRHLRGIRRWAKAARRAPEMDLDELRETRALARKYLYSMNEVLAVADSRLALPLMGSNAFPKPHGTDWAWRPDLWRRPLPVPGRSAVESKSKLGAELTLFHDCARSELSLRQLRNHREADLAPYGLRMDVFAFDGSFLSLVLDLPHEAVDGLTKGHLLRMSTIVEMEKPLEIFARLNIKHGPNTEQIVRELPLHEDEIMVEFDLAYSNLNEKRIERAWVDIIFENPQMSQVVLRDLTFSRRPRAEF; encoded by the coding sequence ATGCGAATTCGGAATTTGATCGGTAAGGACGTGCGCCACCTTCGCGGCATCCGGCGTTGGGCCAAGGCGGCGCGGCGCGCGCCCGAGATGGACCTGGACGAGCTTCGCGAAACTCGGGCGCTGGCGCGCAAGTACCTGTATTCGATGAACGAAGTGCTCGCCGTGGCCGATAGTCGCCTGGCGCTTCCGCTCATGGGGTCGAACGCCTTTCCCAAGCCGCACGGCACCGATTGGGCGTGGCGGCCAGACCTGTGGCGCAGGCCGCTGCCCGTGCCGGGGCGGTCGGCGGTCGAAAGCAAGTCCAAGCTCGGCGCCGAACTCACATTGTTTCACGATTGTGCACGATCCGAGCTCTCGCTGCGACAGTTGCGCAATCACCGGGAGGCGGACCTTGCGCCCTATGGCTTGCGGATGGACGTCTTTGCCTTCGACGGCTCGTTCCTTTCGCTGGTGCTCGACCTGCCGCACGAGGCGGTGGACGGTCTGACCAAGGGGCATCTCTTGCGTATGAGCACGATCGTGGAGATGGAAAAGCCGCTCGAGATCTTCGCGCGGCTCAACATCAAGCACGGACCCAACACCGAGCAGATCGTGCGCGAACTGCCGCTTCACGAGGACGAGATCATGGTCGAGTTCGACCTCGCCTACTCGAACCTCAACGAGAAGCGGATCGAGCGGGCCTGGGTCGACATCATTTTCGAGAACCCGCAGATGAGCCAGGTCGTCCTGCGCGACCTGACCTTCAGCAGGCGACCGCGCGCGGAATTCTAG
- a CDS encoding rhodanese-like domain-containing protein: MKTEDVNGKTLETWDVDEVHEAWRDGRIVLVDVRSPQEYMMEHVRGSLLMPMPDFEPEGLPDQGVKQIVLMCGSDTRSGKMARKALEAGIDRIAHMEGGFAAWKKAEKPHVAIELSTGAPKDVNG; this comes from the coding sequence ATGAAGACCGAAGATGTGAACGGCAAGACCCTCGAGACATGGGATGTGGACGAGGTGCACGAGGCCTGGCGCGACGGACGGATCGTCCTTGTCGACGTGCGCTCGCCCCAGGAATACATGATGGAGCATGTGCGGGGATCCCTGCTGATGCCGATGCCGGATTTCGAACCCGAAGGCCTGCCGGATCAGGGGGTTAAGCAGATCGTGCTGATGTGCGGCAGCGATACGCGCTCGGGCAAGATGGCCCGCAAGGCGCTGGAGGCCGGGATCGACAGGATCGCGCATATGGAGGGCGGATTCGCGGCGTGGAAGAAGGCCGAGAAACCGCATGTGGCGATCGAGCTGTCCACCGGGGCACCGAAGGATGTGAACGGCTGA
- a CDS encoding zinc-dependent peptidase: protein MWGFLACVAVAAGLWTLWQVWRRRQRTARFREGLDPEARAIVAREVPLSRRLPEALRAGFEGRINLFLDQVDFVGCDGLEVTPEMRLSIAAQACLIVANSDFWYDDLAVILIYPGAFRSRQAEHDGFVVTEHETTRIGESWSRGQVVLSWQHVEESGADDTDGHNVVLHEFAHQIDGLSGDTDGLPPVADRAEADAWAEAFDTAYDAHLARVERGHAGLFDPYGAEGPEEFFAVALEAFFERADEMRRAEPALYRQFARLLRLDPAEWR from the coding sequence GTGTGGGGCTTCCTGGCATGCGTGGCGGTGGCCGCGGGGCTCTGGACGCTTTGGCAGGTGTGGCGACGGCGCCAGCGCACGGCGCGGTTCCGCGAGGGGCTCGACCCCGAGGCCCGCGCGATCGTGGCGCGCGAAGTGCCGCTTTCGCGGCGGTTGCCCGAGGCGCTGCGCGCGGGGTTCGAGGGGCGGATCAACCTTTTCCTGGACCAGGTGGATTTCGTCGGCTGCGACGGGCTCGAGGTCACACCGGAGATGCGCCTCTCCATCGCCGCGCAGGCCTGTCTCATCGTGGCGAACAGCGATTTCTGGTATGACGACCTGGCCGTGATCCTGATCTATCCGGGCGCCTTCCGCTCGCGGCAGGCCGAGCATGACGGGTTCGTCGTGACCGAGCACGAAACCACGCGGATCGGCGAAAGCTGGTCGCGGGGGCAGGTGGTGCTGTCGTGGCAGCACGTGGAGGAGAGCGGCGCGGACGATACCGACGGGCACAACGTCGTCCTGCACGAGTTCGCCCACCAGATCGACGGATTGTCGGGCGATACCGATGGCCTGCCGCCGGTGGCGGATCGGGCCGAGGCGGATGCGTGGGCCGAGGCGTTCGACACGGCCTATGACGCGCATCTCGCCCGTGTCGAGCGGGGACACGCGGGCCTTTTCGATCCCTACGGGGCGGAGGGCCCCGAGGAGTTCTTTGCCGTGGCGCTCGAGGCGTTCTTCGAGCGCGCGGACGAGATGCGGCGCGCGGAACCCGCGCTTTACCGTCAATTCGCGAGGCTGCTGAGGCTCGATCCGGCGGAATGGCGGTAG
- a CDS encoding DNA recombination protein RmuC gives MITIGDTTLDLGDPLTLAALIGGVLLLLIVLLLLMAIRAASRSARMAEPLAQQIGGLSQRVQGLSDGQHQLAGGLNHVSEAQAAAQSNLLQLMEKRLSQVSERMNENLHGSARRTAQSLGELQQRLATIDKAQENITKLSGDVLTLQDILSNKQTRGAFGEIQLTDIVGKALPSDSFTLQHTLSNGKRADCLIHLPNPPGPICIDSKFPLEAYEALRRASTDWEVNEAAKFLRTSVKKHIRDISEKYILDGETADGALMFLPSEAVYAELHANFPELVREGFAARVWIVSPTTCMATLNTMRAILKDARMREQAGAIRRELGLLFADVDRLSTRVENLDRHFHQASKDISDIKISADKAGRRARRLDNFDFEELAPETEPSVVKLGTKDT, from the coding sequence ATGATCACCATCGGCGACACGACCCTCGACCTGGGCGACCCGCTCACCCTTGCCGCGCTCATCGGGGGCGTGCTTCTGCTGCTTATCGTCCTGCTCCTGCTGATGGCGATCCGTGCGGCCTCCCGCTCGGCCCGCATGGCCGAACCGCTCGCCCAGCAGATCGGCGGCCTTTCCCAGCGCGTCCAAGGGCTTAGCGACGGTCAGCACCAACTTGCCGGCGGCCTCAACCACGTCTCCGAGGCGCAGGCCGCCGCGCAATCCAACCTTCTGCAACTGATGGAAAAGCGCCTCTCCCAGGTCTCCGAGCGGATGAACGAGAACCTGCACGGCTCGGCCCGCCGCACGGCCCAGTCACTCGGCGAGTTGCAGCAACGCCTCGCCACCATCGACAAGGCGCAGGAGAATATCACCAAGCTCTCGGGCGACGTGCTCACCCTTCAGGACATCCTGTCGAACAAGCAGACCCGCGGCGCCTTCGGAGAGATCCAGCTCACCGACATCGTCGGCAAGGCGCTGCCTTCGGACAGCTTCACGCTTCAGCATACGCTCTCGAATGGCAAGCGCGCCGACTGCCTCATCCACCTGCCCAATCCACCCGGCCCCATCTGCATCGACAGCAAGTTCCCCCTCGAGGCCTACGAGGCGCTGCGCCGCGCCTCGACCGATTGGGAGGTCAACGAGGCCGCGAAATTCCTGCGCACATCGGTCAAGAAACACATCCGCGACATTTCCGAGAAATACATCCTCGACGGCGAAACGGCCGATGGCGCGCTCATGTTCCTGCCGTCCGAGGCCGTCTATGCCGAGCTTCACGCCAACTTCCCCGAGCTCGTGCGCGAGGGGTTCGCCGCGCGGGTCTGGATCGTGTCGCCCACCACCTGCATGGCCACGCTCAACACGATGCGCGCCATCCTCAAGGACGCCCGCATGCGCGAGCAGGCCGGCGCGATCCGGCGCGAGCTTGGCCTGCTCTTCGCCGATGTCGACCGTCTTTCGACCCGCGTCGAGAATCTCGACCGCCATTTTCACCAGGCGTCCAAGGACATTTCCGACATCAAGATTTCCGCCGACAAGGCCGGCCGCCGCGCCAGGCGCCTCGATAATTTCGACTTCGAGGAGCTTGCCCCCGAAACCGAGCCGTCGGTCGTCAAGCTGGGCACCAAGGACACCTGA
- the mutL gene encoding DNA mismatch repair endonuclease MutL, protein MADPIHHISDTRPVIRQLDDGAINRIAAGEVVERPASAVKELVENALDAGATRIEVAYADGGKTLIRVTDDGCGMTPEDLPLALSRHATSKTSGGDLLNILSFGFRGEALPSLGAVGRLRIQSRARGFDAAEITVAGGEIGAVKPAALGRGTIVTLRDLFYATPARLKFMRSDRAEVQAISDVVKRLAMAEPSVGFVLRDVSGGGEGRVTFRADPEQGELFDALSARLARILGADFTENAVQIDATRDSLRMTGFAALPTYSRGAAVSQYLFVNGRPVRDRMLTGALRAAYHDLLSRDRHAAAALFLTCDPTLVDVNVHPAKSEVRFRDPGQARGLIVSGLRHALAEHGHRAASTVAHAALGAFRPEPQGARIYQMDRPGPAARATAYRAQVPGFADLQSAYSARIDAPEEVPRGTSGADPDAPLGAARAQLHENYIVAQTADGMVIVDAHAAHERLVYEKLKTQMAERGVASQALLIPEIVDLPDTDRDRLLDAAAELEKLGLVIEAFGGGAVAVRETPALLGQVDARALLRDVLDELTDQGSADTIRDRMDAILSRVACHGSVRTGRRLSAPEMNALLREMEATPHSGQCNHGRPTYVKLSLADIERLFGRT, encoded by the coding sequence ATGGCCGACCCCATCCACCATATCAGCGACACGCGCCCCGTCATCCGTCAGCTCGACGACGGCGCGATCAACCGTATCGCGGCGGGAGAGGTCGTCGAACGCCCCGCGTCGGCGGTCAAGGAACTCGTCGAGAACGCGCTCGACGCCGGCGCCACCCGGATCGAGGTGGCCTATGCCGATGGCGGCAAAACCCTGATCCGCGTCACCGATGACGGCTGCGGTATGACCCCCGAGGACCTGCCGCTCGCCCTGTCGCGGCACGCCACCTCCAAGACCTCCGGCGGCGACCTGCTCAACATCCTCAGCTTCGGTTTCCGCGGCGAGGCGCTCCCCTCGCTCGGGGCGGTGGGCCGGCTGCGCATCCAGTCCCGCGCACGCGGCTTCGATGCCGCCGAGATCACCGTCGCGGGGGGCGAGATCGGCGCGGTGAAACCCGCCGCGCTCGGGCGCGGCACCATCGTCACCCTGCGCGATCTCTTCTACGCCACGCCCGCACGGCTCAAGTTCATGCGCTCCGACCGGGCCGAGGTTCAGGCGATCTCGGACGTGGTCAAGCGCCTCGCGATGGCCGAGCCCTCGGTGGGCTTCGTCCTGCGCGACGTCTCGGGCGGCGGCGAGGGCCGCGTGACCTTCCGCGCCGACCCCGAGCAGGGCGAGCTTTTCGACGCGTTGAGCGCCCGCCTCGCCCGCATTCTCGGCGCGGATTTCACCGAGAACGCCGTGCAGATCGACGCCACGCGCGACAGCCTTCGCATGACCGGGTTTGCCGCCTTGCCCACCTATTCGCGCGGCGCGGCCGTCTCGCAATATCTCTTCGTCAATGGCCGCCCGGTCCGCGACCGGATGCTGACGGGCGCCCTGCGCGCGGCCTATCACGACCTTCTGTCGCGCGATCGTCACGCGGCGGCGGCGCTCTTTCTCACCTGCGATCCGACGCTCGTGGACGTCAACGTGCACCCCGCGAAATCCGAGGTCAGGTTCCGCGATCCGGGGCAGGCGCGCGGCCTCATCGTCTCGGGGCTGCGGCACGCGCTGGCCGAGCACGGGCACCGCGCTGCCTCGACAGTGGCCCACGCCGCCCTGGGCGCCTTCCGCCCCGAACCGCAGGGCGCGCGCATCTACCAGATGGACCGGCCCGGCCCGGCCGCCCGCGCCACCGCCTACCGGGCGCAGGTACCGGGCTTCGCCGATCTGCAATCGGCCTATTCCGCACGGATCGACGCCCCCGAGGAGGTCCCGCGAGGAACCAGCGGCGCCGACCCCGACGCCCCTCTCGGCGCGGCGCGCGCGCAATTGCACGAGAATTACATCGTCGCCCAGACCGCCGACGGCATGGTCATCGTCGATGCCCACGCCGCGCATGAACGTCTCGTTTACGAGAAATTAAAGACCCAGATGGCAGAACGGGGCGTGGCCTCGCAGGCGCTCCTGATCCCCGAGATCGTGGACCTGCCCGACACCGACCGCGATCGCCTGCTCGATGCCGCGGCCGAGCTTGAAAAACTCGGGCTCGTGATCGAGGCCTTCGGCGGCGGCGCCGTCGCGGTGCGCGAAACGCCCGCCCTTCTGGGGCAGGTGGACGCGCGCGCGCTCTTGCGCGACGTTCTGGACGAATTGACCGACCAGGGCAGCGCCGACACCATACGCGACCGCATGGACGCGATCCTCTCGCGTGTCGCCTGCCACGGCTCCGTGCGCACCGGTCGCCGCCTCTCGGCGCCCGAGATGAACGCCCTCCTGCGCGAGATGGAGGCGACGCCGCATTCCGGCCAGTGCAACCACGGCCGTCCCACCTACGTGAAACTCAGCCTTGCCGACATCGAACGGCTTTTCGGACGCACATGA
- a CDS encoding transglycosylase domain-containing protein: MSDRGGKKPRLVADRRTRPTKKKPAPKRAKAPARKARRTAKPRRGGIVGLLSGLVRWVLRLVWGITWRLTAIVALIVAIAVGYVYTTLPEVNVLLDGRSRGSVTLLDRNGDVFAWRGDQFGGVVTTDTVSRHLRNAVVATEDKRFYRHFGISPRGVAGAVRINLSEGRGPFSGHGGSTITQQTAKLLCLGVEYDKEVWKSERDYVQDCRRTTMWRKVKEAIFSLAMEVKYSKDEILSIYMNRAYFGGGAYGAEAAAQRYFGKSASAVNAAEGAMLAGLLTAPTRLSPTTNLERSQARAATVLKLMNEQGYLTSEEMAIARAEPATLSEAAEAQAGGYFADWIMDSGPEFFTRDTTEDVIIRTTLDQRIQRAAEAAMEYIFENKVSEGSKAQAAIVVMSADGAVRAMVGGRETKVTGAFNRATQANRQTGSAFKPFVYATALELGHGPFDTVVDERYCLDIPGSGQWCPSNYSRRFHGRVTLTEALARSYNIPAVKVSESVGRERVRKVASDFGIESDLADGPALALGASESTLLEMTGAYAGILNGGSSVEPYGLIELRLLGEDEPLMGTGGGIGERVINEEAARELIFMMNKVVTSGTGTRAKLPDREAAGKTGTTQAARDAWFLGFTADYVAGVWMGYDDNTPLKGVTGGGLPADIWRETMVRVHEGMEVRPLPMARDIVPPQPEPQPQPRVQQVPRREQNRARPIENILRQLLGVDR, encoded by the coding sequence ATGAGCGACAGAGGCGGCAAGAAGCCGAGACTGGTGGCGGATAGGCGCACGCGCCCCACCAAGAAGAAACCCGCGCCGAAACGGGCGAAGGCGCCCGCGCGCAAGGCGCGGCGCACGGCGAAACCGCGCCGCGGCGGGATCGTGGGATTGCTCTCGGGGCTCGTGCGTTGGGTGCTGCGCCTGGTCTGGGGGATCACCTGGCGTCTGACGGCGATCGTCGCGCTGATCGTCGCGATCGCGGTGGGATATGTCTACACCACGCTGCCCGAGGTGAATGTCCTTCTCGACGGGCGGTCGCGGGGATCGGTCACGCTTCTGGATCGTAACGGCGACGTCTTCGCCTGGCGCGGCGACCAGTTCGGCGGCGTGGTCACGACCGACACGGTATCGCGTCACCTGCGCAACGCGGTGGTGGCAACCGAGGACAAGCGCTTCTATCGCCATTTCGGGATCAGCCCGCGCGGCGTGGCCGGCGCGGTGCGCATCAACCTGAGCGAGGGCCGCGGACCGTTCAGCGGACATGGCGGGTCCACGATCACGCAGCAGACGGCCAAGCTGCTGTGCCTTGGTGTCGAGTATGACAAGGAGGTCTGGAAGAGCGAACGGGATTACGTGCAGGACTGCCGCCGCACGACGATGTGGCGCAAGGTCAAGGAGGCGATCTTCTCGCTCGCGATGGAGGTCAAGTATTCCAAGGACGAGATCCTGTCGATCTACATGAACCGCGCCTATTTCGGTGGTGGCGCCTATGGCGCCGAGGCCGCCGCGCAGCGCTATTTCGGCAAGTCGGCGAGTGCCGTGAACGCCGCCGAGGGCGCGATGCTGGCCGGGCTTCTGACCGCGCCCACGCGGCTTTCGCCGACGACCAACCTCGAGCGCTCGCAGGCGCGGGCGGCGACGGTCCTCAAGCTCATGAACGAGCAGGGGTATCTCACCTCGGAGGAGATGGCCATCGCGCGGGCCGAGCCCGCGACCCTGTCGGAGGCGGCAGAGGCGCAGGCGGGCGGATATTTCGCGGACTGGATCATGGATTCGGGTCCCGAGTTCTTCACCCGCGACACGACCGAGGACGTGATCATCCGCACCACGCTCGACCAGCGCATCCAGCGCGCGGCCGAGGCGGCGATGGAATACATCTTCGAGAACAAGGTGAGCGAGGGATCGAAGGCGCAGGCCGCGATCGTCGTGATGAGCGCCGACGGCGCCGTGCGCGCCATGGTGGGCGGGCGCGAAACCAAGGTCACGGGCGCCTTCAACCGCGCGACGCAGGCCAACCGCCAGACCGGATCGGCCTTCAAGCCCTTCGTCTATGCCACGGCGCTCGAACTGGGGCACGGCCCGTTCGACACGGTGGTGGATGAGCGCTATTGCCTCGACATCCCCGGATCGGGGCAGTGGTGCCCGTCGAATTACAGCCGCAGGTTCCACGGGCGCGTGACGCTGACCGAGGCGCTGGCGCGATCCTACAACATCCCCGCCGTCAAGGTGAGCGAGAGCGTGGGCCGCGAACGGGTGCGCAAGGTGGCGAGCGATTTCGGGATCGAGAGCGACCTGGCCGATGGACCGGCGCTGGCGCTGGGCGCGTCGGAAAGCACGCTTCTGGAGATGACGGGCGCCTATGCGGGCATCCTCAACGGCGGGTCGTCGGTGGAGCCTTACGGCCTGATCGAGCTGCGCCTTCTGGGGGAGGACGAGCCGCTGATGGGGACGGGCGGCGGCATCGGCGAGCGAGTGATCAACGAGGAGGCCGCGCGCGAGCTCATCTTCATGATGAACAAGGTCGTGACCAGCGGCACGGGCACGCGCGCGAAGCTGCCGGACCGCGAGGCGGCGGGCAAGACCGGCACCACCCAGGCCGCGCGGGATGCGTGGTTCCTGGGCTTCACGGCCGATTACGTCGCAGGGGTGTGGATGGGCTATGACGACAACACGCCGCTCAAGGGCGTGACCGGCGGCGGCCTTCCGGCGGATATCTGGCGCGAGACGATGGTGCGCGTGCACGAGGGGATGGAGGTTCGGCCCCTGCCCATGGCGCGTGACATCGTTCCGCCCCAGCCCGAGCCGCAGCCCCAGCCGCGGGTGCAGCAGGTCCCGCGCCGCGAGCAGAACCGCGCCCGCCCGATCGAGAACATCCTGCGCCAGCTTCTGGGCGTCGATCGTTAG
- a CDS encoding ammonium transporter, with protein sequence MTFPSLGLAQGTDTTPPDTEIGFIFTTFMFLVSGVLVFFMAAGFAMLEAGLVRGKNVTMQLTKNMALFSLAGLFYYLVGYTLMYPGDTWAIPGLLGSLSPALLEPVGLAGAAPDLSYASVGSDFFFQLMFCAATASIVSGALAERIRLWPFLAFVILLTAVIYPVQASWKWGGGFLDAAGFQDFAGSTVVHSVGGWAALTGAIILGPRLGKYKNGRVNPMPGSNLALATLGTFILWLGWFGFNGGSQLYMDTAAHVADIGRIFANTNLAASGGAVAALLLTQALYDKPDLTMILNGALAGLVSITAEPLAPTLGQAALIGGVGGGIVVLAVPLLDRLRIDDVVGAIPVHLCAGIWGTLAVPLTNDDAGLLTQLYGVAVVGGFVCTVSALAWLALRATIGLRVGTEAEERGLDMHELGMEAYPDFVRT encoded by the coding sequence ATGACCTTTCCCTCCCTCGGCCTCGCGCAGGGCACCGACACCACACCGCCCGATACCGAGATCGGCTTCATCTTCACCACCTTCATGTTTCTCGTCTCGGGCGTCCTCGTCTTCTTCATGGCGGCGGGCTTCGCCATGCTCGAGGCGGGGCTCGTGCGCGGCAAGAACGTGACGATGCAACTGACCAAGAACATGGCGCTCTTCTCGCTTGCAGGACTCTTCTACTACCTCGTGGGCTACACGCTCATGTATCCCGGTGACACCTGGGCCATCCCCGGCCTCCTCGGCTCGCTCTCGCCCGCCCTGCTCGAGCCCGTGGGCCTCGCCGGCGCGGCGCCCGACCTCTCCTATGCCTCCGTGGGCTCGGACTTCTTCTTCCAGCTCATGTTCTGCGCCGCCACGGCGTCGATCGTCTCGGGCGCGCTAGCCGAGCGGATCAGGCTCTGGCCCTTCCTCGCCTTCGTCATCCTGCTCACCGCCGTGATCTACCCGGTCCAGGCAAGCTGGAAATGGGGTGGCGGCTTTCTCGACGCGGCGGGGTTCCAGGATTTCGCGGGTTCCACCGTGGTTCATTCCGTCGGGGGCTGGGCGGCGCTCACCGGGGCGATCATCCTGGGACCGCGCCTGGGCAAGTACAAGAACGGCCGCGTCAACCCGATGCCCGGCTCGAACCTCGCGCTCGCCACGCTCGGCACCTTCATCCTCTGGCTCGGCTGGTTCGGCTTCAACGGCGGGTCACAGCTCTACATGGACACGGCAGCGCATGTGGCTGACATCGGCCGCATCTTCGCCAACACCAACCTCGCCGCATCCGGTGGCGCTGTCGCGGCGCTCCTGCTCACCCAGGCGCTCTATGACAAGCCCGACCTCACCATGATCCTCAACGGCGCGTTGGCCGGTCTCGTTTCGATCACCGCCGAGCCGCTTGCGCCCACGCTGGGCCAAGCCGCGCTCATCGGCGGGGTGGGCGGTGGCATCGTGGTCCTCGCCGTGCCGCTGCTGGACCGACTGCGCATCGACGACGTGGTGGGCGCGATCCCGGTGCATCTCTGCGCGGGCATCTGGGGCACTCTTGCCGTGCCGCTCACCAATGACGACGCGGGCCTCCTGACGCAGCTCTACGGTGTCGCTGTCGTGGGCGGGTTCGTCTGCACCGTCTCCGCGCTCGCCTGGCTCGCGCTTCGGGCCACCATCGGCCTGCGCGTGGGGACGGAAGCCGAGGAACGCGGCCTCGACATGCACGAACTCGGGATGGAAGCCTACCCGGATTTCGTTCGCACCTGA
- a CDS encoding VacJ family lipoprotein: MIPTAGPLVRAALLGAVLVTAACAKPDPAITRGTPYDPWEESNRKNHAFNKALDRNVLRPAARGYSAFMADDVETAISRFSENLSLPRSIVNNILQGNGLGATTDTYRFVVNTTLGLGGFFDPATELEMPANTDADFGQTLYTWGVNEGPYVERPFFGPATRRAAIGTVVDLFTDPINYVVPTPERYYGTAASVSSGLTSRGRFSDTIDSILYESADSYAATRSIYLQNRRFKLGMGRDDPYLDPYDTTPGASSSGADSVYEDPYDQ, encoded by the coding sequence ATGATTCCGACCGCCGGACCTCTTGTCCGCGCCGCGCTCCTGGGCGCGGTTCTCGTCACCGCCGCCTGCGCCAAGCCGGATCCCGCCATCACGCGCGGCACCCCCTACGATCCGTGGGAGGAAAGCAACCGCAAGAACCATGCCTTCAACAAGGCGCTCGACCGCAATGTCCTGCGCCCGGCCGCGCGCGGCTATTCCGCCTTCATGGCCGATGACGTGGAAACCGCGATCAGCCGCTTTTCCGAGAACCTGTCGCTGCCGCGCTCGATCGTGAACAACATCCTTCAGGGCAACGGGCTTGGCGCCACGACCGACACCTATCGCTTCGTCGTCAACACGACGCTGGGGCTCGGCGGGTTCTTCGACCCCGCCACCGAACTCGAGATGCCCGCGAATACCGACGCCGATTTCGGCCAGACGCTCTACACCTGGGGCGTGAACGAAGGGCCTTACGTCGAGCGGCCCTTCTTCGGCCCCGCGACACGCCGCGCCGCGATCGGAACCGTGGTCGATCTCTTCACCGACCCGATCAACTACGTGGTGCCGACGCCCGAGCGCTATTACGGCACCGCCGCCTCGGTCTCGTCGGGGCTCACCTCACGCGGAAGGTTCTCGGACACGATCGATTCGATCCTCTACGAGAGCGCCGACAGCTACGCGGCGACGCGCTCGATCTATTTGCAGAATCGCCGGTTCAAGCTGGGCATGGGCCGTGACGATCCCTATCTCGATCCCTATGACACCACCCCCGGCGCGTCCTCCTCGGGCGCCGATTCAGTTTACGAGGATCCTTATGACCAATGA